The sequence below is a genomic window from Candidatus Acetothermia bacterium.
AAGCTCGTCGAGCAAGGTCGGGAGCTCATCGCCCAAGGGAAGGTCCGGAAGCTTGAACCGCGCAAGACCGGACGTTGAGGGGGATCGGGGTTACAGGCCCTGGCGGGCGAGCCAGCGGGCCAGGACCGGGTCGGTGAGGACCCAGTCCCCTCGCCCGCTCCGTTCGGCTAGCCCCTTCTTTTCCAGGTACAGAAGGTAGCGGGACACCACATTCGGCGTGTCCCCCACCGCCTGGGCGATGGCCGTGGGCGCGGAATGGCCTTGGGCCAAGGCCAAGGCCACCTTTCGCTCCTTGGGGGCGAGGTGCGTCCACTCCTCGCGCAACAGGAGATCCCCCTCTTCCCTCAGGAATTCCTCCCCGGCCTGGGCCACCGCCTCCGCGGTCACCTTCCCACCCAGCCGGGCCAGCTCCCGGCCGAGGAACTGGACGTAGAACGGGATCCCATGGGTGAGCTCCCACAACGCCTCCAGGGCTTCGGCGGGGACCCGTTGCCCCAGGTTTCGGGAGAGGAGCGTGTCCACCGCAGGCTTGGGGAGCGGGCCCACCTCCCGTACCACGAACTGGCGCCAGAACGCGGCGGCCGGGGATAGGGCCACCGCCTCCATGGTGCCCCGCATCGATCCGGAGATGGAAAACACGGTGTGTTCTATCCTTTCGTACAGGGTGCGGAGCTTGCGCACTGCCCCCTCCCCCAGCGCCTGTCCGGCGTGCTTGACCTCCATCAGGGTGGGGAACTCGTCCAGGAAAAGGACACAGCGCACCCCGGTCTCCCGGGCCAGGTTCTCCGGGAAGAGCACCGCCCGTTCCAGGAAGTCCGCGGCCGAGGGGCGTTCCTCTCCCCGGGAAAAGAGGAGCAAAATCTCGATCTCCCGACGAAGCCTCACGGAGATTCGCACGCCGTCGAGGACTTCCCGCAGGAGGTCGAGAGGGGCGGAAAGAAGGTTCCGCGCCCGTACGGCCAGCGGGAGCCTCCCCCGCTCCTGGAACCGTTCCAGGGTCTCCCGCACCAGGGATTGGGCAAGCTCCCCGAGTGTCCCCTCCACCAGGTCCCACAGGGACAGGTACACCGGGATCACCCTGGGGTTTTCATCCAACCGACGGACGACCTCCAGGAAGACCGAGGTCTTGCCCATGCGGCGGCGGCCCACGAGGGCGAACCCCATGCGCTCGCGGGGGGAGCTCAGGGCCTCCACCATTTCCGCGAGGAGCTCCTCGCGATCCACGAAGTCCTCCCCATACGCCGGACGCAACGTGAACATCTTACGACAAGTTTATCGTCGACAAATCTATCGTCAACGTTGCCCCCTGGTTTCGTGAGCTGGGGGAGGCCTTGGTTGTGGGAATGGGATGCGTGAAACGGCTTATCGTTTGGCCCGGGCGAGGGCCTCGTCGATGGTGCCCGTCATGTAGAACGCCTGCTCCGGTATCTCATCGAGCTCCCCGTCGCAGATCATGCGGAACCCGCGCACCGTGTCCTCGATCTTCACGTATGCCCCCTTGCGGCCCGTGAACTGCTCGGCCACGTGGAACGGCTGGGCCATGAACCTTTGGATCTTCCGGGCCCGCATGACCACCGTCTGGTCCTCCTCGGAGAGCTCCTCCATCCCCATGATGGCGATGATGTCCTGGAGGTCCTGGTAGCGCTGGAGGATGGCCCGCGTCCGCTGGGCGACCTCGTAGTGCTCGCGGGAAAGGACCCGCGGGTCCATGAGGCGGGAGTCGGACTGCAGGGGGTCCACCGCCGGGTAGATCCCCTTCTCCGCCAGCTCCCGGGTCAGGGTGATCGTGGCGTCGAGGTGGGCGAACACCGTGGCTGGGGCCGGGTCGGTGAAGTCGTCGGCCGGCACGTACACCGCCTGGACCGAGGTGATCGACCCCCGGCGGGTGGAGGTGATCCGCTCCTGGAGCTCCGCCATCTCCGTGGCGAGCGTCGGCTGGTACCCGACCTCGCTGGGCATCCGCCCCAGCAGGGCCGACACCTCGCTCCCGGCCTGGGCGAACCGGAAGATGTTGTCGATAAAGAGGAGCACGTCTTTGCCCTCCTCGTCGCGGAAGTGCTCGGCCATCGTCACCCCGGACAGGCCCACCCGGAACCGGGCCCCGGGGGGCTCGTTCATCTGCCCGTACACGAGCACCGTGCTCGGCAGCACCCCGGCCCGCTTCATCTCCAGGTACAGGTCGTTCCCCTCCCTCGACCGCTCCCCGACCCCGGCGAACACGGAGTAGCCCTTGTGCTCGTAGGCGATGGCCCGGATCAGCTCCAT
It includes:
- the atpD gene encoding F0F1 ATP synthase subunit beta — translated: MANREPVAEGWITVIRGPVVDVQFPHGHLPPLRQALIIAREGKDLVLEVAQHLGDSAVRAIAMDTTDGLRRGDKVVDTGGPIAVPVGPETLGRMFDLTGHPIDEQPPPATTKRYPIHREPPPLADLAVEDEVLETGIKVIDLIAPFPKGGKIGLFGGAGVGKTVLIMELIRAIAYEHKGYSVFAGVGERSREGNDLYLEMKRAGVLPSTVLVYGQMNEPPGARFRVGLSGVTMAEHFRDEEGKDVLLFIDNIFRFAQAGSEVSALLGRMPSEVGYQPTLATEMAELQERITSTRRGSITSVQAVYVPADDFTDPAPATVFAHLDATITLTRELAEKGIYPAVDPLQSDSRLMDPRVLSREHYEVAQRTRAILQRYQDLQDIIAIMGMEELSEEDQTVVMRARKIQRFMAQPFHVAEQFTGRKGAYVKIEDTVRGFRMICDGELDEIPEQAFYMTGTIDEALARAKR